From Candidatus Pedobacter colombiensis, one genomic window encodes:
- a CDS encoding carbonic anhydrase family protein, with the protein MSISKLLMTSLIFGVTGLVACHNKPLPLSSRREISETIEIDSTDVLSEKVLTAEQQAALTPDTVLTILKKGNEDFVSDALTIRNNSGRIREAALGQYPKAVILSCLDSRVPVEDVFHRGIGDLFVARVAGNIVNEDILGSLEYACKVSGAKVIVVLGHEHCGAIKSAIEDVKLGNITALLSKIRPVVISDTQFKGEKNTKNEAYVHHICLENVKLSIRNIREKSPILKEMETKGEIKIVGGIYKMETGKVDFL; encoded by the coding sequence ATGAGCATTTCAAAACTACTTATGACCTCTCTGATCTTCGGAGTAACTGGTTTAGTTGCATGTCATAATAAACCCCTTCCCCTAAGTAGCAGGAGAGAAATTAGTGAAACAATTGAAATAGACAGTACTGATGTACTTTCTGAAAAAGTTTTAACTGCTGAGCAACAGGCGGCATTGACCCCGGATACGGTCTTAACCATCCTCAAAAAAGGAAATGAAGATTTTGTTTCCGATGCCTTAACAATTCGTAATAATTCAGGTAGAATTCGTGAAGCAGCACTAGGACAATACCCTAAAGCTGTAATTCTATCATGCCTGGATTCCCGTGTACCGGTAGAAGATGTCTTTCATCGGGGAATTGGAGACCTTTTTGTGGCCAGGGTAGCCGGAAATATTGTAAACGAGGATATTTTAGGAAGCCTGGAGTATGCCTGCAAGGTATCAGGTGCGAAGGTCATTGTTGTATTGGGACACGAACATTGCGGAGCGATAAAATCAGCAATTGAAGATGTCAAGCTTGGAAACATTACAGCTTTACTATCAAAAATCCGTCCCGTAGTAATTTCCGATACTCAATTCAAAGGAGAAAAAAACACTAAAAATGAAGCCTATGTTCATCACATTTGCCTCGAAAATGTAAAGCTCAGTATCCGGAATATCAGGGAAAAGAGTCCTATCTTAAAGGAGATGGAAACAAAAGGAGAGATTAAAATTGTTGGTGGTATTTATAAAATGGAAACCGGCAAAGTTGATTTTCTTTAA
- a CDS encoding two-component regulator propeller domain-containing protein, whose protein sequence is MHFIFMRQLIRGFVYSLIFLLFSFKGNLYGQQNKLKFISLNVKNGLSSNIVNDIVKDNLGYLWFATEDGLNRFDGRNFYVYRAKQNDIESLQSNEISCIYKDKKGVLWIGTSGGGLSRYDQNKDKFYNYFYNPNKLEGLNSAIRTICEDYLGKMWIASFGRLHVYDTKTNKLEKFSNKALFGAELNNPTINVLSLFEDKHKRMWIGSNEGLLLYDRERNTFKKIVINGANPNRKYIVRTINEDYTGNIWIGTTEGIIKIVPSLSGENYQTRFFLSKTIIFTIKVDKNFLWVGTENGLYVYNVDNNSLQHYKPNLRDNYSLTSGSIRSVYLDKEGLVWLGTYRGGINVYDKNLSLFNIGKIHSKDDLSLSGSIITSFAENDNSTVFIGTDNGSLNLFDKNKEMVYPVELPNQQNPAQHKLTILSLLKTKNNKLWIGTFLNGLLIKDLQTNKIEQFLKGENQNDEDNNDVFCLLEDSKNRIWIGTNGGGVKIYDQNEKHLYNSKQFFKNKEFAFHWYVRAIVEDKKGNIWIASQGVGVAKYNPESHLIKIYNKNNSNLTSNSIQSLYVDSKNNLWLGSVGQGFYRFNEELDSFENYSEKEGLSNPEVYKVLEDNNGLIWLSTNVGISSFSPKNKKIKNYTYHNGLQNNNFVRASGLKTTDGTLFFGGIEGFNYFSPSNIKTNYNIPPIVFTELKVNNKSIIVSEDSTFLKKHISIADKIDLSYKQNFSISYVALNFTSSQENKYAYQLEGYDKEWNYVGSAKVASYTNLSPGTYTFKAKGSNNDGIWNEQGSSIKVVVHPPFWLSPIAYIFYALSIVGSVLFIRYLGIKKIERKYQREQEILKAKQVFEQEKHEVQRQYELDKMKLKFLTNLSHEFRTPISLIMAPVDKILNGGSIVDVIEQASTIKRNTRRLLNLVNQLLDFRKMDEKELTLHLQKGELVSFLQELIDSFKDLSDKKKVRLYYISELEEFYTFFDTDKMERILFNLLSNAFKFTNEGGYVKVELERSRKTYSGGDKQWFTIKVKDNGVGIPAEYHESVFARFFQNEVNTSILNQGSGIGLSITKEFVELHGGTITIESEVGKGATFIVEIPLIAGEEEIAELKEDLGTVATDEKITIPQELADEKVNGLVKVLIVEDNEEFRYYLKDNLQNRYKVIEASNGKEGWQQALYHHPEVIISDISMPYMNGIELTNKIKSDKRTNHIPVILLTAITGEQEQLDGLETGANDYMTKPINFDILNVKIRNILKLNQKFRETYSKQIKVLSPEMEITSDNEKFLNKVILYIEDNLTDPMLSVENLSKSIGMGRGTLYRKILEITGSTPIEFIRTVKLEKALVLLEKSDMNIAQIAYCVGFATPNYFSKSFKGKYDMLPTEYISSKKKQT, encoded by the coding sequence ATGCATTTCATTTTCATGCGGCAGTTGATCAGGGGCTTTGTTTATTCCTTGATATTCTTACTGTTTTCTTTTAAAGGAAACTTATACGGACAGCAGAATAAACTGAAGTTTATTTCACTGAATGTTAAAAATGGATTGTCTTCAAATATTGTAAACGATATCGTGAAGGATAATTTAGGTTATTTATGGTTTGCTACTGAGGATGGATTAAATAGGTTTGATGGTCGGAACTTTTATGTATATAGGGCGAAGCAAAATGATATTGAGAGTTTACAATCAAATGAAATATCATGCATTTATAAGGATAAAAAAGGAGTATTATGGATTGGGACGTCTGGAGGGGGATTGTCCAGGTATGATCAGAATAAAGATAAGTTTTACAATTATTTTTATAATCCGAATAAATTAGAAGGGTTAAATAGTGCTATTCGTACGATCTGTGAAGATTATCTGGGGAAAATGTGGATAGCAAGTTTTGGCCGCCTACATGTATATGATACCAAAACAAATAAGCTGGAAAAGTTTTCTAATAAAGCGCTTTTTGGTGCCGAATTGAATAATCCTACAATAAATGTATTGTCTCTTTTCGAGGATAAGCACAAAAGAATGTGGATTGGAAGTAATGAAGGTCTTTTATTATACGATAGGGAGAGAAATACATTTAAGAAAATTGTAATCAATGGTGCCAATCCGAATAGAAAATATATTGTAAGGACGATTAATGAAGATTATACCGGCAATATTTGGATTGGTACAACTGAGGGGATCATTAAAATAGTCCCTTCCTTATCAGGTGAGAATTATCAAACCCGGTTTTTTTTGAGTAAAACAATTATTTTTACAATAAAGGTTGATAAAAATTTTTTGTGGGTAGGTACAGAAAATGGACTATATGTTTATAATGTTGATAACAATAGTCTCCAACATTATAAACCCAATTTAAGAGATAACTATAGTTTAACATCCGGGTCCATTAGATCCGTTTATTTAGATAAAGAGGGATTGGTATGGCTAGGCACTTATCGTGGAGGAATTAATGTCTATGATAAGAACTTAAGCCTTTTCAATATTGGAAAAATTCATTCTAAAGATGACCTCAGCTTGTCTGGCTCCATCATTACTTCATTTGCTGAAAACGATAATTCAACAGTATTTATTGGTACAGACAATGGAAGCCTGAATTTATTTGATAAAAATAAGGAAATGGTCTATCCAGTGGAACTTCCCAATCAGCAGAATCCAGCGCAGCATAAATTAACTATTTTAAGCCTCTTAAAAACCAAAAACAACAAACTTTGGATAGGAACTTTTTTAAATGGATTGCTCATTAAAGATCTTCAAACAAATAAGATTGAACAATTTTTAAAAGGAGAGAATCAAAATGATGAAGATAATAATGATGTTTTTTGTTTATTGGAAGATAGCAAAAACCGTATCTGGATTGGTACCAATGGAGGTGGTGTAAAGATCTATGATCAAAATGAAAAACATCTTTATAACTCTAAACAGTTTTTTAAAAATAAGGAGTTTGCATTTCACTGGTATGTGAGAGCAATAGTTGAGGACAAAAAAGGGAATATTTGGATTGCCTCTCAAGGTGTTGGGGTAGCAAAATATAACCCTGAAAGTCATTTGATTAAAATTTACAATAAAAACAACTCGAATTTAACGTCCAACTCTATACAGAGCCTTTATGTTGATTCAAAGAATAATCTATGGTTAGGAAGCGTAGGACAAGGTTTTTATCGTTTTAATGAAGAGCTGGATTCTTTTGAAAATTACTCGGAAAAAGAAGGACTGAGTAATCCTGAAGTTTATAAAGTTTTAGAAGATAATAATGGATTGATTTGGTTAAGTACCAATGTGGGGATTAGCAGTTTTTCACCTAAAAATAAAAAGATTAAAAACTATACTTACCATAATGGTTTACAAAATAACAACTTTGTTAGAGCTTCTGGGTTAAAAACTACTGATGGAACACTTTTCTTTGGAGGAATTGAAGGGTTTAATTATTTCAGCCCTTCTAATATTAAAACTAATTATAATATTCCTCCGATTGTTTTTACAGAACTAAAAGTCAATAATAAATCTATCATTGTCTCAGAAGATTCTACATTTTTAAAAAAGCATATATCAATCGCGGATAAAATAGATTTATCGTATAAACAAAACTTTTCTATTAGCTATGTGGCTTTAAATTTTACTAGTTCACAAGAAAATAAGTACGCTTATCAACTGGAAGGATATGATAAAGAATGGAATTATGTTGGCTCAGCCAAAGTTGCTTCTTATACCAATTTAAGCCCTGGAACATATACCTTCAAAGCAAAAGGAAGCAATAATGACGGGATATGGAATGAGCAGGGAAGTTCTATAAAGGTGGTTGTACATCCTCCTTTTTGGTTAAGTCCTATAGCTTATATCTTTTATGCTTTAAGCATAGTCGGATCGGTATTATTTATCAGGTATTTAGGGATAAAAAAGATAGAAAGAAAATACCAAAGGGAACAGGAGATTTTAAAAGCCAAGCAAGTATTTGAACAGGAGAAACATGAAGTACAAAGACAGTATGAATTAGATAAAATGAAGCTTAAGTTTTTAACAAATTTGAGTCATGAGTTTAGAACTCCAATTTCGTTAATAATGGCTCCGGTTGACAAAATATTAAATGGAGGTTCTATTGTAGATGTGATTGAACAAGCTTCTACCATAAAACGGAATACGAGAAGGCTACTAAATCTGGTGAATCAGTTATTGGATTTTAGAAAGATGGATGAGAAAGAGCTTACCCTTCATTTGCAAAAAGGAGAACTCGTTTCTTTTCTCCAGGAATTGATAGATTCATTTAAAGACCTATCAGATAAGAAGAAGGTTAGATTATACTATATAAGTGAATTGGAGGAGTTTTATACCTTTTTCGATACCGATAAGATGGAACGTATATTGTTTAATTTATTATCCAATGCATTTAAGTTTACGAATGAAGGTGGTTATGTAAAGGTGGAGTTAGAGCGAAGTAGAAAAACATATTCAGGTGGAGATAAACAGTGGTTTACGATAAAGGTAAAGGATAACGGAGTTGGTATTCCGGCCGAATACCATGAGAGCGTCTTTGCGAGATTTTTTCAGAATGAGGTGAATACATCTATTCTGAACCAAGGAAGTGGCATAGGCTTATCTATTACCAAAGAGTTTGTGGAGTTGCATGGGGGGACTATTACTATAGAAAGCGAAGTAGGTAAAGGAGCGACTTTTATTGTAGAGATTCCTTTAATAGCAGGAGAAGAAGAGATCGCAGAATTAAAAGAAGATTTAGGTACAGTCGCTACGGATGAAAAGATTACTATACCACAGGAGCTTGCAGATGAAAAAGTAAATGGCTTAGTTAAGGTATTAATTGTAGAGGATAATGAAGAGTTTAGATATTACTTAAAAGATAATTTACAAAACAGGTACAAGGTAATTGAAGCATCTAATGGTAAAGAGGGGTGGCAGCAAGCTTTGTACCATCATCCGGAAGTGATCATCAGCGATATTAGTATGCCATATATGAATGGGATAGAGTTAACTAATAAAATAAAGTCTGATAAACGAACCAATCATATCCCAGTAATACTTTTGACGGCCATAACAGGTGAGCAGGAGCAATTAGATGGCTTAGAAACCGGAGCAAATGATTACATGACTAAGCCCATTAATTTTGATATCTTGAATGTTAAAATACGTAATATTTTAAAACTGAATCAGAAATTTAGAGAAACCTATAGTAAACAGATTAAAGTTTTATCGCCGGAAATGGAGATTACATCTGATAATGAGAAGTTTTTAAATAAAGTTATCTTGTATATAGAGGATAATTTAACAGACCCTATGTTATCTGTTGAAAATCTAAGCAAAAGTATAGGTATGGGTAGGGGGACATTGTATCGTAAGATATTAGAAATTACAGGCTCTACTCCAATAGAGTTTATTCGTACTGTAAAATTGGAAAAGGCTTTAGTTTTATTAGAAAAAAGCGATATGAATATTGCGCAAATTGCTTATTGTGTAGGTTTTGCTACGCCTAATTATTTTTCTAAATCCTTCAAGGGAAAATATGATATGTTGCCTACTGAATATATCAGTTCGAAAAAGAAACAAACTTAA
- a CDS encoding glycosyl hydrolase 115 family protein — MNLKIRILFVLFLLCFFQKFSYAVGYEEQDYLSTKKAASDFSLFEKGKVAPVFSGSKENEGVKIALENLQKDLKRVTNVETKLLFDQSTYEKNIVIVGTIGTSPIIDELIRNKKINISAIEGKWEGALTLVVEKPFEGVDKALVIVGSDRRGTIFGIYELSSQIGVSPWYWWADVPISRKNELYIKKGPFVQYPEVKYRGIFINDEAPALTRWSKKTFGGLNSGLYQNVFELLLRLKANYIWPAMWGNAFYVDDRKNGMLADKMGIVMGTSHHEPLTRAQAEWKKYDGKEWDYKTNKEQLHSFWNDAIKERGKFDNLFTIGMRGDGDEPMSKENNIGLLENIVKDQRSILEKNIKMPAAEIPQVWALYKEVQEYYDSGMKVPDDVTLLFCDDNWGNLRRLPALNERDRKGGYGIYYHFDYVGVPRNYKWINTNPIPKVWEQMNLAYRYGVNKLWVVNVGDIKPMEFPISFFIDMAWDPKRFNESNLQEYTNSWSKKQFGEKYAVEIGEIIARYLKFSGRVKPELLNEKTYSLANYREYETVVEDYKNLLIAANRLSGLLPANYKDAYFQLVSHPIMASANLYEMYYAVAKNRLYANQGRALTNFYSQKVEELFKKDADISGIYNKELSNGKWDHMMDQVHIGYTTWNDPKENMMPTTQKITLPETGELGVAIEGSERWWPNSETEAVLPVFSSIYPKEYYIELFNRGKKPVNYEVKTAQDFIKISKNTGILKDEERIVIAVDWEKAPDGETKVPVTIVSDKKVITVYATVKKSFTAFPVKFNGYVEDNGNVSIEASNYQKAFNTQGIEWKILKDHGRTGSAISTYPVDLDRLSLTKKSPYLEYDIYVTSTGNFKVDTYVSPTIDFKNHKGLQFAISVNDEDPKIVSLHRDKFNIADHTNPEWSKSVANNIKICNSTIKVSKAGVQKLKIWMVDPGVVFQKIIINTGQEKNSYLGAPPTFVNK, encoded by the coding sequence ATGAATTTAAAAATCAGAATTCTTTTTGTGCTGTTCCTTTTATGTTTTTTCCAGAAGTTTAGTTATGCTGTTGGGTATGAGGAGCAAGATTATTTGTCGACCAAAAAAGCTGCTTCGGATTTTTCCCTATTTGAAAAAGGAAAAGTAGCTCCTGTTTTTTCTGGTTCTAAAGAAAATGAAGGCGTTAAAATCGCTTTAGAAAATTTACAAAAGGACCTTAAAAGAGTAACAAATGTTGAAACTAAACTATTATTCGATCAATCTACATATGAAAAAAATATAGTCATTGTAGGAACTATAGGGACTAGTCCAATAATTGATGAATTAATTAGAAATAAAAAAATTAATATTTCTGCAATAGAAGGGAAATGGGAAGGCGCTTTAACGCTAGTTGTAGAAAAGCCTTTTGAAGGAGTAGATAAAGCCTTAGTAATTGTTGGGAGTGATAGGAGAGGTACTATTTTTGGTATTTATGAATTGTCATCACAAATCGGGGTTTCGCCATGGTATTGGTGGGCTGATGTACCTATATCGAGAAAAAATGAATTGTATATCAAGAAGGGGCCTTTTGTCCAGTATCCTGAGGTAAAGTATAGAGGGATTTTTATCAATGATGAAGCACCTGCATTGACAAGATGGTCTAAAAAAACATTTGGAGGATTAAATTCGGGTTTATATCAAAATGTTTTTGAGTTATTGCTGCGTTTAAAAGCAAATTATATATGGCCTGCAATGTGGGGCAATGCATTTTATGTGGATGATCGAAAAAATGGAATGTTAGCCGATAAAATGGGAATTGTTATGGGTACTTCTCACCATGAACCCTTGACAAGAGCACAGGCTGAATGGAAAAAATATGATGGTAAAGAATGGGACTATAAGACCAATAAAGAGCAGCTACATAGTTTTTGGAATGATGCAATTAAAGAAAGAGGTAAATTTGATAATCTATTTACTATAGGTATGAGGGGCGATGGAGATGAGCCCATGAGTAAAGAAAATAATATTGGTTTACTAGAGAATATTGTAAAAGACCAAAGATCAATACTTGAAAAAAATATAAAAATGCCGGCTGCTGAGATTCCTCAAGTTTGGGCTTTGTATAAAGAAGTTCAGGAATATTACGATAGTGGAATGAAAGTTCCGGATGATGTAACATTATTATTCTGCGATGATAACTGGGGAAATTTAAGAAGATTGCCAGCCTTAAATGAAAGAGATCGTAAAGGCGGATATGGAATTTATTACCATTTTGATTATGTTGGGGTACCAAGAAACTATAAATGGATAAATACCAATCCAATTCCTAAAGTTTGGGAACAAATGAATTTAGCATACCGATATGGTGTAAATAAATTGTGGGTCGTAAATGTTGGAGATATTAAACCGATGGAGTTTCCAATTAGCTTTTTTATAGATATGGCTTGGGACCCCAAAAGATTTAATGAAAGTAATTTACAAGAATATACCAATAGCTGGTCTAAAAAGCAATTTGGAGAGAAATATGCCGTCGAAATTGGAGAAATTATAGCCAGGTATTTAAAGTTTAGCGGAAGGGTTAAGCCAGAGTTACTAAATGAAAAAACATATAGTTTGGCCAACTACAGGGAGTATGAAACCGTTGTAGAAGACTATAAGAATTTGTTAATCGCGGCAAATAGGTTAAGTGGTTTATTGCCCGCAAATTATAAAGATGCATATTTTCAGTTGGTATCGCATCCGATTATGGCAAGTGCTAATTTATATGAAATGTACTATGCTGTAGCAAAAAACAGATTATATGCAAATCAGGGGAGAGCATTAACCAACTTTTATTCACAAAAGGTAGAAGAACTATTTAAAAAAGACGCTGATATCTCCGGAATATATAATAAAGAGCTTTCGAATGGTAAATGGGATCACATGATGGATCAGGTTCATATAGGTTATACGACCTGGAACGATCCGAAAGAGAACATGATGCCAACAACTCAAAAGATAACGCTTCCTGAAACAGGAGAGTTGGGAGTTGCTATTGAAGGGTCTGAGAGATGGTGGCCAAATTCGGAAACAGAAGCTGTTTTGCCTGTTTTTAGTTCAATTTACCCTAAAGAATATTATATAGAGCTATTTAATAGAGGAAAAAAGCCAGTAAATTATGAGGTGAAAACGGCTCAAGATTTTATTAAAATAAGTAAAAATACAGGAATACTAAAGGATGAAGAAAGAATAGTAATTGCTGTGGATTGGGAAAAAGCTCCGGATGGGGAAACAAAAGTTCCTGTAACAATTGTATCAGATAAAAAGGTGATCACGGTTTATGCTACTGTTAAAAAGAGCTTCACAGCATTTCCGGTAAAATTTAACGGATATGTTGAAGATAACGGTAACGTGTCTATTGAAGCCTCCAATTATCAAAAGGCATTCAATACGCAAGGTATTGAGTGGAAAATTTTAAAAGATCATGGCCGTACAGGCTCAGCCATTTCTACTTATCCTGTTGATCTGGATAGATTAAGCCTGACCAAAAAATCTCCATATTTAGAATACGATATATACGTTACCTCAACAGGAAATTTTAAAGTAGATACTTATGTATCCCCAACTATAGACTTTAAAAATCACAAAGGGCTGCAATTTGCTATTTCTGTGAATGATGAGGATCCTAAAATTGTAAGCCTACATAGAGATAAATTTAACATTGCAGATCATACCAACCCGGAGTGGTCTAAATCTGTAGCTAATAACATTAAAATTTGTAACAGTACAATCAAAGTAAGTAAAGCCGGAGTCCAAAAATTAAAGATTTGGATGGTTGATCCTGGTGTTGTGTTTCAAAAAATTATCATAAACACCGGTCAAGAAAAAAATAGTTACCTGGGCGCACCTCCTACATTTGTGAATAAATAA
- a CDS encoding endo-1,4-beta-xylanase, with the protein MIFNYLSKSTLLLLCLLFMCLSSCKVLHSDKEKGLKDYYKNYFPIGVAINANTLKDVKEVNLIRKEFNSITTENEMKMSSIAPKKDVYNWKNADALVNFAGENKMKVRGHTLLWHKQTPDWMFLDDKGKQVTREVLLNRLRDYIFTVMTRYKGKVYAWDVVNEAIDDDKSNFYRKSKWLDIIGEDYIEKAFEYAHEADPKALLFYNDYNTEYAAKRDKIYQLIKKLKEKNIPINGLGLQAHWSIFELSETQLRKSIELFSSLGIQLHFTELDVSIYKWEPDERKKRADENDKLTPELEEKQAEKYAMFFKVFREYQKNITSVTFWNLSDRYSWLDDFPIAGRKNYPTIFDANLIPKKSYYKIKP; encoded by the coding sequence ATGATATTTAATTACTTGTCAAAAAGTACGCTGCTCTTGCTATGCCTATTATTTATGTGCTTATCGAGCTGTAAGGTCCTTCATTCGGATAAAGAAAAGGGACTAAAAGATTACTATAAAAACTACTTTCCTATAGGGGTTGCTATTAATGCAAATACGTTGAAGGATGTTAAGGAAGTAAATTTAATACGTAAAGAATTTAATAGTATAACTACTGAAAATGAGATGAAAATGTCATCCATAGCGCCAAAAAAAGATGTTTACAATTGGAAGAATGCAGATGCTCTTGTGAATTTTGCCGGGGAGAATAAAATGAAGGTCAGGGGGCATACCTTATTATGGCATAAGCAGACACCCGATTGGATGTTTCTTGATGACAAAGGCAAGCAAGTTACACGCGAAGTGTTGTTGAACAGGTTAAGGGACTACATCTTTACCGTTATGACCAGGTATAAGGGAAAAGTATATGCCTGGGATGTTGTTAATGAAGCTATTGATGATGACAAAAGTAATTTTTACAGAAAGTCTAAATGGTTAGATATTATTGGAGAAGATTATATCGAAAAAGCATTTGAATATGCACATGAGGCTGATCCTAAAGCATTATTGTTTTATAATGATTACAATACCGAGTACGCTGCCAAACGAGATAAAATCTATCAATTAATAAAGAAACTAAAAGAAAAAAATATTCCTATTAACGGATTAGGTCTACAAGCGCACTGGTCAATTTTCGAGCTATCAGAAACGCAACTAAGAAAATCAATAGAATTATTCTCTTCATTGGGTATACAATTGCATTTTACAGAGCTGGATGTCTCAATTTATAAATGGGAGCCCGATGAGCGGAAAAAAAGAGCTGACGAAAATGACAAGCTAACTCCTGAATTGGAGGAAAAACAGGCTGAAAAATATGCGATGTTCTTTAAGGTATTTAGGGAATATCAAAAAAATATAACCAGTGTAACTTTTTGGAATTTATCGGATAGATATAGTTGGCTGGATGATTTTCCCATAGCAGGAAGAAAAAATTATCCAACCATATTTGATGCCAATCTGATCCCGAAAAAATCGTACTATAAAATCAAACCTTAA
- a CDS encoding sialate O-acetylesterase, producing MIRIFITAIFTVLLNSFLFAKVKLPKLVSDGMVLQRDTPIKIWGWADRSEKIDVRFQGKQYNAIANNQGEWEITLPAQKAGGPVQIQINNIIVKDILFGDVWLCSGQSNMDLPINRVLDLYKKEIENVENNQIRLFLVPTAYDFQKKQSDLKSGEWKAVTPKNVLDFSATAYFFAQSLYEKYKVPIGLLKSSQGGTRIECWVSDAIIRKYPAPYETFKTLNRPGYIDSVQNVDKMNVEGWNRLSKQNDEGIKGGWKGNETDFTGWTNFKVPGFWAETNIGAKNGVFWLKKEFEVNAPMIGKEGILRLGTIVDSDSAFVNGTFVGTTYYQYPPRIYKVPANVLKPGKNILTIRIVNSKGKGGLTAGKQYSLEVEDKIIDLKGDWKLKIGTQMQEMPNTTTFQNGPVGLYNSMISPLEKYSIKGFVWYQGESNAGNAKAYAPIFKDLISSWRVSFNNENLPFLYVQLPNFGKAQTSPAEKNSWADFREMQRNALEIPNTAMAVTIDVGEWNDIHPLNKKTVGSRLALLAQKVAYNEKNIVSSGPLVEKMEVKDGKCVLQFQQVGKGLTFKDELKGFVIAGEDGVFKWAQAKVIATNKVLVWSDDVKNPTMVRYAWAGNPVSANLRNDTGLPASPFEIKN from the coding sequence ATGATAAGAATATTTATAACTGCAATATTTACAGTATTGCTTAACTCCTTCCTTTTTGCAAAAGTAAAATTGCCTAAACTGGTTAGTGATGGAATGGTACTACAAAGAGATACTCCAATAAAAATTTGGGGTTGGGCAGATAGAAGTGAAAAGATTGATGTCCGGTTTCAAGGAAAGCAATATAATGCCATTGCCAATAATCAAGGCGAATGGGAGATAACATTACCTGCCCAAAAGGCTGGTGGTCCCGTTCAGATCCAGATCAATAACATTATTGTAAAAGATATCCTATTTGGAGATGTATGGCTATGTTCAGGCCAGTCTAATATGGATTTGCCAATAAACCGGGTGTTGGATCTTTATAAAAAGGAAATTGAAAATGTAGAAAACAATCAGATCAGGTTATTTCTTGTACCCACAGCTTATGACTTTCAGAAAAAGCAAAGTGATTTGAAAAGTGGAGAATGGAAAGCTGTAACTCCGAAAAATGTATTGGATTTTTCTGCAACGGCTTATTTCTTCGCTCAATCTTTATATGAAAAGTATAAAGTTCCAATAGGCTTATTAAAATCCAGTCAGGGGGGCACGAGAATAGAATGTTGGGTAAGTGATGCTATCATCAGAAAATACCCTGCACCTTATGAAACATTTAAAACACTGAATAGACCAGGGTACATTGATAGTGTTCAGAACGTTGATAAAATGAATGTAGAGGGATGGAACAGGCTGTCTAAACAAAATGATGAAGGCATAAAAGGAGGGTGGAAAGGTAATGAAACAGATTTTACCGGTTGGACTAACTTTAAAGTTCCCGGTTTCTGGGCAGAAACAAATATCGGTGCAAAAAATGGTGTTTTCTGGTTGAAAAAGGAATTTGAAGTGAATGCTCCAATGATCGGTAAAGAAGGGATACTAAGGCTGGGCACAATCGTAGATAGTGATTCAGCCTTTGTGAATGGGACTTTTGTAGGAACAACTTATTATCAGTACCCTCCACGTATTTATAAAGTACCGGCTAATGTACTAAAGCCAGGGAAAAATATCCTGACAATCAGGATTGTAAACAGCAAAGGAAAAGGTGGGCTCACTGCAGGTAAGCAATATAGTTTAGAGGTAGAGGATAAGATCATTGATTTAAAGGGTGACTGGAAGTTGAAGATTGGTACACAGATGCAGGAAATGCCTAATACTACCACTTTTCAAAACGGACCGGTTGGATTATATAATTCAATGATATCACCACTTGAAAAATATTCGATAAAAGGATTTGTATGGTATCAGGGGGAATCCAATGCTGGAAATGCTAAAGCTTATGCACCAATTTTCAAAGATTTAATATCAAGCTGGAGAGTGAGCTTTAACAATGAAAATCTACCATTTTTATATGTTCAGCTTCCGAATTTTGGAAAAGCTCAAACAAGTCCAGCAGAAAAAAATTCCTGGGCGGATTTTAGAGAAATGCAAAGGAATGCACTGGAAATACCAAATACTGCTATGGCTGTTACGATTGATGTTGGAGAATGGAACGATATACATCCACTTAATAAAAAGACTGTAGGTTCCCGTTTGGCTTTATTGGCGCAAAAAGTAGCATATAATGAGAAGAATATAGTTAGTTCCGGACCATTGGTTGAAAAGATGGAAGTTAAGGATGGCAAATGTGTGTTGCAGTTCCAGCAAGTGGGTAAAGGATTGACATTTAAAGATGAATTGAAAGGATTTGTTATTGCCGGTGAAGATGGCGTGTTTAAGTGGGCTCAAGCTAAAGTTATAGCTACAAATAAAGTGTTGGTTTGGAGTGATGATGTTAAAAATCCGACAATGGTAAGGTATGCCTGGGCAGGAAATCCGGTAAGTGCGAACTTAAGGAATGATACTGGTTTACCTGCATCGCCATTTGAAATAAAAAACTAA